The following proteins are co-located in the Gloeocapsa sp. PCC 7428 genome:
- a CDS encoding SemiSWEET transporter, with product MDFVSILGLIAGTLTTIAFLPQLFKTWQSKSAKDVSLGMLMIFSTGVFLWLIYGIYLQALPIILANLITLIFNLIILGLKIRYR from the coding sequence ATGGATTTCGTCTCAATCTTAGGGCTAATAGCCGGAACATTAACCACAATTGCTTTTCTCCCACAATTATTTAAAACCTGGCAATCTAAATCAGCTAAAGATGTTTCTTTAGGGATGCTAATGATATTTTCAACTGGTGTATTTTTGTGGTTAATTTATGGAATTTATCTACAAGCATTACCTATTATTCTTGCTAACTTAATTACACTCATTTTCAACTTAATAATTTTAGGGCTTAAAATAAGATATAGATGA
- the aroC gene encoding chorismate synthase, giving the protein MGNTFGQLFRVTTFGESHGGGVGVVIDGCPPRLEISAAEIQQELDRRRPGQSKITTPRKEADTCEILSGVFEGKTLGTPIAILVRNKDTRPQDYDEMAQKYRPSHADATYDAKYGIRNWQGGGRSSARETIGRVAAGAIAKKILFAVAGVEIIGYVKRIKDLEGVIDPNTVTTAQVESNIVRCPDAECAERMIEHIEQIGRQGDSIGGVVECVARNVPKGLGEPVFDKLEADIAKGVMSLPASKGFEIGSGFAGTLLTGSEHNDEFYTDERGEVRTLTNRSGGIQGGISNGENIVLRVAFKPTATIRKEQRTVTREGEDTLLAAKGRHDPCVLPRAVPMVEAMVALVLCDHLLRHQGQCKVLTN; this is encoded by the coding sequence ATGGGTAATACTTTTGGACAATTATTTCGGGTAACAACCTTTGGCGAATCTCACGGCGGTGGCGTTGGGGTAGTGATTGATGGTTGTCCACCGCGCCTAGAAATTTCTGCCGCAGAAATTCAGCAAGAACTCGACCGCAGGCGTCCAGGTCAAAGCAAAATTACCACACCGCGCAAAGAAGCAGATACGTGCGAGATTCTATCAGGCGTGTTTGAAGGCAAAACCTTGGGAACACCGATCGCAATTTTAGTCCGTAACAAAGATACTCGCCCGCAAGACTACGATGAAATGGCGCAAAAGTACCGTCCATCACACGCGGATGCGACTTATGATGCAAAATATGGCATTCGTAACTGGCAAGGTGGTGGTAGATCTTCTGCCCGCGAGACAATCGGGAGAGTCGCCGCTGGTGCGATCGCCAAAAAAATTCTGTTCGCGGTGGCTGGTGTTGAAATTATTGGTTACGTCAAACGCATCAAAGATTTAGAAGGCGTTATCGATCCCAATACGGTAACGACCGCACAAGTTGAAAGTAATATCGTCCGCTGTCCTGATGCGGAATGTGCCGAACGCATGATCGAACATATCGAACAAATTGGGCGTCAGGGAGATTCAATCGGTGGGGTTGTGGAATGTGTGGCGCGGAATGTCCCTAAAGGTTTGGGAGAACCTGTTTTTGACAAACTAGAAGCTGATATTGCTAAAGGCGTGATGTCTTTACCTGCGTCTAAAGGTTTTGAAATCGGTTCTGGTTTTGCCGGTACGCTGCTAACGGGTAGCGAACACAATGACGAGTTCTACACCGATGAACGCGGCGAAGTACGTACTCTCACAAATCGTTCAGGGGGCATTCAGGGAGGAATTTCTAACGGGGAAAATATCGTTTTGCGGGTAGCGTTTAAACCGACAGCGACGATTCGCAAGGAACAGCGTACGGTTACTCGTGAAGGTGAAGATACGTTATTGGCGGCTAAAGGAAGACACGATCCCTGCGTGTTACCCCGTGCTGTACCTATGGTAGAAGCAATGGTAGCTTTGGTGCTGTGCGATCATCTATTGCGCCATCAAGGACAGTGTAAAGTGTTAACAAATTAA
- a CDS encoding cell division protein FtsQ/DivIB, translated as MLRTHRRLKMLHAAWQTLAVGGILGGLVWATTRPIWVLRESGQVTIEGNQLLATQAIKSLLPITYPQSLLRIQPEAIAKTLESQPTIADANVTRELFPPSLRVQVTERIPVAIAYIRPPQTVTTDTQANMGFVDAQGVWIPFQTYAAQSTNLKLPQLKVIGPWERYQSYWASVYQGVSRSPVKITEIDCQDPTNIILKTELGIVHLGAYSSRLNQQLQVLDQMRQLPQQLNPSQIAYIDISNPDTPTVQMNQLETVNPDTPQQ; from the coding sequence ATGTTGCGTACTCACAGACGCCTCAAAATGTTACACGCTGCATGGCAAACATTGGCAGTTGGTGGAATCCTCGGTGGCTTAGTTTGGGCTACGACTCGACCGATTTGGGTATTACGCGAGTCTGGACAAGTGACGATCGAAGGAAACCAACTCCTTGCAACACAAGCAATTAAATCATTGTTACCAATTACCTACCCACAGTCATTATTGCGAATTCAACCTGAAGCGATCGCCAAAACGCTGGAATCGCAACCCACGATCGCCGATGCAAATGTGACGCGCGAATTGTTTCCCCCAAGTTTACGCGTCCAAGTTACCGAAAGAATTCCGGTGGCGATCGCCTACATTAGACCACCCCAAACTGTGACAACCGACACGCAAGCTAACATGGGATTTGTCGATGCGCAGGGAGTGTGGATTCCTTTTCAAACTTATGCTGCCCAATCTACAAATTTGAAACTACCACAATTAAAAGTCATTGGTCCCTGGGAACGTTATCAGTCTTATTGGGCTTCAGTATATCAAGGTGTTAGTCGTAGCCCTGTTAAAATAACCGAAATTGACTGTCAAGATCCTACGAATATTATTCTTAAAACTGAATTAGGAATTGTGCATCTTGGTGCCTATAGTTCGAGACTCAATCAGCAACTACAAGTCCTCGATCAAATGCGGCAACTTCCTCAACAATTAAATCCTAGTCAAATTGCCTACATTGATATCTCTAATCCTGATACGCCTACAGTACAAATGAACCAATTAGAAACGGTTAATCCTGATACGCCACAGCAGTGA
- a CDS encoding radical SAM protein, with protein sequence MTASVFANERLLFNPATPDSDAIRTIFAFPNEYSVGITSLGYQVVWATLAMRSDVQVSRLFTDIHEQLPRDPELLGFSVSWELDYVNILNLLESLEIPIRAKARSSSDPLVFGGGPVLTANPEPFADFFDVILLGDGENLLGDFIAAYKEVRNSDRPTQLQHLAQVPGVYIPSLYEVTYHDPTGTIKSIEPLAAVPNVVEKQTYRGNTLSASTVVTEKAAWENIYMVEVVRSCPEMCRFCLASYLTLPFRTASFEGSLIPAIERGLAVTDRIGLLGASVTQHPEFDALLEYLSKPEYDHIRLSIASVRTNTVTEKLARLLAKRDTRSLTIAVESGSERLRRIINKKLDNDAIIQAAVNAKAGGLSSLKLYGMVGVPGEDMADLEQTVAMMKSLKKAAPGLRLTLGCSTFVPKAHTPFQWYGVNHQAEKRLQFLQKQLKPQGIDFRPESYNWSVIQALLSRGDRRLSQLLELTRHYGDSLGSYRRAFKALRGQIPDLDFYVYSDWSRDRVLPWSHIQGPLAQATLLKHLAAAEAEMDKVGKESQLVRC encoded by the coding sequence GTGACTGCCTCCGTTTTTGCCAACGAACGCCTTTTATTTAACCCAGCAACTCCAGATAGCGATGCGATTCGTACGATTTTTGCCTTTCCCAATGAATACAGCGTGGGAATCACTAGCCTGGGTTATCAAGTCGTGTGGGCAACTTTAGCAATGCGGTCAGATGTGCAAGTAAGCCGCTTATTTACTGATATTCACGAACAATTACCACGCGATCCTGAGTTACTCGGTTTTTCTGTGTCGTGGGAACTCGATTACGTTAATATTCTCAATTTACTTGAGTCTTTAGAAATTCCGATTCGGGCAAAGGCGCGCAGTAGCAGCGATCCCCTCGTTTTTGGTGGAGGTCCAGTATTAACAGCAAACCCAGAACCGTTTGCGGATTTTTTTGACGTTATTTTGCTAGGCGATGGGGAAAATTTACTAGGAGATTTTATTGCTGCTTACAAAGAAGTTCGCAATAGCGATCGCCCAACTCAGTTGCAACATTTGGCACAAGTTCCAGGAGTTTATATCCCCAGTTTGTACGAAGTTACGTATCACGATCCTACAGGTACGATTAAGTCAATTGAACCTCTCGCAGCAGTTCCCAACGTTGTAGAAAAGCAAACTTATCGCGGTAACACATTATCTGCTTCTACCGTAGTCACCGAAAAAGCTGCGTGGGAAAATATTTACATGGTGGAAGTGGTACGTAGTTGTCCTGAAATGTGCCGCTTTTGCTTGGCAAGTTACTTAACACTTCCGTTTCGGACAGCAAGTTTTGAGGGTTCACTCATTCCAGCGATTGAACGTGGATTAGCTGTAACAGATCGCATTGGTTTATTAGGCGCGTCGGTGACTCAGCATCCTGAGTTTGATGCTTTGTTAGAGTACTTGAGTAAGCCAGAGTACGACCATATCCGTTTAAGTATTGCCTCGGTACGCACAAATACCGTAACAGAAAAACTCGCGCGATTGTTAGCAAAACGTGACACGCGATCGCTGACAATTGCCGTCGAAAGTGGTTCAGAACGCTTGCGGCGGATCATTAATAAAAAACTCGATAATGATGCCATTATTCAAGCTGCGGTTAATGCCAAAGCTGGAGGATTAAGCAGTTTAAAACTCTACGGGATGGTGGGAGTTCCTGGAGAAGACATGGCAGATCTCGAACAAACTGTCGCGATGATGAAATCGCTGAAAAAAGCTGCCCCAGGATTACGGTTAACGTTGGGATGCAGTACGTTTGTTCCGAAAGCGCATACGCCGTTTCAGTGGTATGGAGTCAACCACCAAGCTGAGAAGCGATTGCAGTTTTTGCAGAAGCAGCTTAAACCCCAAGGTATTGATTTCCGTCCAGAAAGTTACAATTGGTCAGTGATTCAGGCATTGTTGTCGCGGGGCGATCGCCGTTTATCACAGTTATTAGAGTTAACGCGGCATTACGGTGACTCGTTGGGAAGTTACCGACGGGCGTTTAAAGCGTTACGCGGGCAGATTCCTGATTTAGATTTTTACGTGTATAGCGATTGGTCGCGCGATCGGGTTTTGCCTTGGAGTCACATTCAAGGACCACTTGCGCAGGCGACTTTATTGAAGCATTTAGCGGCCGCTGAAGCTGAGATGGATAAAGTTGGTAAGGAGTCGCAGTTGGTGCGGTGTTAA
- a CDS encoding DUF4037 domain-containing protein, protein MQEKHGLIEHPQEVPELAQKIVAEFSALPQVIAIALAGSQINELADELSDFDFYVYTTTEIPTNVRADIANKFATRIEINNQFWEPGDEWIDTATGCGVDVMYRTPNWIEKQLESILVNHQASVGYSTCLWWNILKSHPVYDRDGWFKHLQHQALQPYPEELRRAIVAKNYPILRQHISAYTHQIKLAISRSDFVSINHRVAALVASYFDIIFAVNYLPHPGEKRLVQFAKSLCKKLPKSFEIDLKNLLGSLSMDSKILYNINCLIDNLDQLLLTERLIPISGLGKYERN, encoded by the coding sequence ATGCAGGAAAAACATGGGCTGATTGAGCATCCGCAAGAAGTACCAGAATTGGCGCAAAAAATTGTTGCTGAATTTAGTGCTTTGCCACAAGTTATTGCAATTGCATTGGCTGGATCGCAAATCAACGAATTGGCTGATGAATTGTCTGACTTTGATTTTTACGTCTATACAACCACAGAAATTCCTACAAATGTTCGTGCTGATATTGCCAACAAATTTGCAACTCGGATAGAAATTAATAATCAATTTTGGGAACCTGGTGATGAATGGATTGATACAGCTACCGGATGTGGTGTTGATGTGATGTACAGGACGCCTAATTGGATAGAAAAACAGTTAGAAAGCATTTTAGTCAATCACCAAGCATCTGTCGGCTATTCAACCTGTCTGTGGTGGAATATTTTGAAATCACATCCTGTGTACGATCGCGATGGTTGGTTCAAACATCTGCAACATCAAGCTTTGCAACCGTATCCCGAAGAATTAAGACGTGCGATCGTTGCTAAAAATTACCCAATTCTCCGCCAGCACATCTCAGCTTATACACACCAAATAAAATTAGCTATAAGTCGTAGTGACTTTGTGAGTATTAATCATCGTGTAGCGGCATTAGTCGCAAGTTATTTTGATATTATTTTTGCAGTTAATTATCTACCTCATCCAGGAGAAAAACGCTTGGTACAATTTGCTAAATCTTTATGCAAGAAATTACCAAAATCTTTTGAGATTGATTTGAAAAATCTTCTGGGTTCATTATCAATGGATAGTAAGATTCTCTACAACATCAATTGTTTAATAGATAATCTAGATCAGCTATTACTCACTGAACGGCTAATCCCAATATCAGGGTTGGGTAAATACGAAAGAAATTGA
- the pepP gene encoding Xaa-Pro aminopeptidase: MQAEYRQRREQLMTKIGSGTAIFRSAPTAVMHNDVEYTYRQDSDFFYLTGFNEPEAVAVLAPHHPEHRFILFVQPKEREKEVWTGYRCGVEGAKERYGADEAYPIAELDEKLPQYLEKADRIYYRLGRDRAFNDKILKHWQRLLATYPKRGTGPIALEDVGILLHAMRLTKSPAELELMRKAAEISVEAHNRAMAIAHPGRYEYEIQAEIEHVFRRRGGMGPAYPSIVASGANACVLHYIENNCQMQDNQLLLIDAGCAYEYYNGDITRTFPVGGKFTPEQKILYEIVLEAQQQAIAQVKPGNPYNAFHDTAVRVLTEGLVELGILKGEIDKLIEEEKYKPFYMHRTGHWLGLDVHDVGVYQHGDNPQILQPGQVLTVEPGLYIVPDTKPAEDQPEIDPRWSGIGIRIEDDVLVTETGNEVLTAGVPKAISELER, from the coding sequence ATGCAAGCAGAATATCGCCAGCGTCGCGAACAGCTGATGACAAAAATCGGTAGTGGAACTGCAATTTTTCGCAGTGCGCCGACGGCAGTTATGCACAACGACGTGGAATATACTTACCGTCAGGATAGCGACTTTTTTTATCTAACAGGATTTAATGAACCTGAAGCCGTCGCAGTTTTAGCGCCGCATCACCCAGAACATCGCTTTATCTTGTTTGTCCAGCCCAAAGAACGAGAAAAAGAAGTTTGGACGGGCTACCGCTGTGGCGTGGAAGGGGCAAAAGAACGCTATGGCGCAGACGAAGCGTATCCGATCGCCGAACTTGATGAAAAATTACCGCAGTATCTCGAAAAAGCCGACCGCATTTATTACCGCTTAGGACGCGATCGCGCATTTAATGACAAAATTCTCAAACACTGGCAACGCCTACTCGCAACTTATCCCAAACGCGGCACAGGACCAATCGCCTTAGAAGACGTTGGCATATTGCTACACGCGATGCGACTGACAAAAAGTCCAGCCGAATTAGAATTAATGCGCAAAGCAGCAGAAATTTCCGTCGAAGCCCACAATCGGGCAATGGCGATCGCGCACCCAGGGCGTTACGAGTACGAAATCCAAGCCGAAATTGAACACGTTTTTCGCCGACGCGGTGGTATGGGACCGGCGTACCCCTCAATAGTTGCTTCTGGTGCAAATGCGTGCGTGTTGCACTACATCGAGAACAACTGCCAAATGCAGGATAATCAACTGCTACTCATCGACGCCGGATGTGCTTACGAGTACTACAACGGAGATATCACGCGGACTTTCCCTGTCGGCGGTAAGTTTACACCGGAACAAAAAATACTGTATGAAATTGTCTTAGAAGCACAACAGCAAGCGATCGCCCAAGTAAAACCAGGAAATCCTTACAATGCCTTTCACGATACCGCCGTGCGCGTCCTCACCGAAGGTTTAGTCGAACTTGGTATCCTCAAAGGTGAAATCGACAAACTCATCGAGGAAGAAAAATACAAACCCTTCTATATGCACCGCACAGGACACTGGCTAGGTTTAGATGTTCACGATGTTGGCGTTTATCAACACGGTGACAATCCTCAAATTTTACAACCTGGGCAAGTTCTCACCGTCGAACCAGGGCTTTACATCGTCCCCGACACCAAACCCGCCGAAGACCAACCCGAAATTGATCCCCGCTGGAGTGGAATTGGTATCCGGATTGAAGACGACGTGTTAGTCACAGAAACTGGCAACGAAGTTTTAACCGCAGGTGTTCCTAAAGCAATTTCAGAATTAGAAAGGTAA
- a CDS encoding alpha/beta hydrolase codes for MPIDKPDFILYAQHGWADTGKAIASLANRLATPKTLVVSPSLGFINTWLRIEPLIAAVEKIAIETNSRYPNTPIRIIGHSMGGLIWLEVLNRHPEWWSRVESLVLIASPIGGADLARLLDPLSLGVGIARDLGKNRREIAEAIAKAIPTLIIAGDFDNGSDGTIPIGSTKFRNAQFVLLPGLSHAIMRHHSDVTTVIQDFWTSEKTLSDISEPELTDLLIQRLQLVSGITDAHHRDFSKAQVCFTLENGISICTWKNLLGIDHVFVSCPEGKCLYSGFVGWLHSENLQQTLQEIEREFTENIS; via the coding sequence ATGCCAATTGATAAACCAGATTTTATCCTTTATGCCCAACACGGATGGGCGGATACAGGTAAGGCGATCGCATCATTAGCAAATCGTCTCGCAACTCCAAAAACACTTGTTGTCTCCCCCAGTTTGGGTTTTATCAATACTTGGTTGCGCATTGAACCTTTAATCGCGGCGGTCGAAAAAATTGCGATTGAAACCAATTCGCGATATCCAAACACGCCTATCCGGATTATTGGTCATTCGATGGGAGGATTAATTTGGCTTGAAGTCCTCAATCGTCATCCCGAATGGTGGTCAAGAGTAGAATCATTAGTGCTAATCGCATCACCTATCGGAGGGGCAGACTTAGCAAGATTACTTGATCCCCTAAGTTTGGGAGTAGGTATTGCACGCGACTTAGGCAAAAATCGCCGAGAAATTGCCGAAGCGATCGCCAAAGCGATCCCCACGTTAATCATTGCCGGAGATTTTGACAACGGTAGCGATGGCACAATTCCGATAGGTTCAACTAAGTTTCGCAATGCCCAGTTTGTTTTACTTCCTGGCTTATCGCACGCAATTATGCGCCATCACTCGGATGTTACAACTGTCATTCAAGATTTTTGGACTAGCGAAAAAACACTAAGCGACATTTCCGAACCTGAATTAACTGACTTACTCATTCAGCGTTTGCAACTCGTTTCTGGTATCACAGACGCGCATCATCGAGACTTTAGCAAAGCCCAAGTTTGCTTTACTTTAGAAAATGGGATTTCTATTTGTACTTGGAAAAATTTATTAGGAATAGATCACGTTTTCGTCAGTTGTCCCGAAGGTAAATGTCTCTACAGTGGCTTTGTTGGTTGGTTGCACTCAGAAAACTTGCAACAAACGCTTCAAGAAATAGAAAGAGAATTCACTGAAAACATATCTTAG
- the ftsZ gene encoding cell division protein FtsZ has product MVLNSKREPTDKSSQSTGQPSYSLTVNSNNPFNSSGIHFGQNYDSKGIPEPDGQFDDIVPGRVANIKVIGVGGGGGNAVNRMIASEVSGIEFWSINTDAQALTNTSATRRLQIGQKLTRGLGAGGNPAIGQKAAEESREEIAAALENADLVFITAGMGGGTGTGAAPIVAEVAKELGALTVGVITRPFMFEGRRRTSQAEQGIEALQSRVDTLIVIPNDKLLSVISEQTPVQEAFRIADDILRQGVQGISDIITIPGLVNVDFADVRAIMADAGSALMGIGIGSGKSRAREAANAAISSPLLESSIEGAKGVVFNITGGHDLTLHEVNAAAETIYEVVDPNANIIFGAVIDEKLQGEIRITVIATGFSTETGAEPQASTRVVSKPQPQATPSAPSSPTIEIETVEKPGLDIPEFLQRRRNPRS; this is encoded by the coding sequence ATGGTGCTTAATAGTAAAAGAGAGCCTACGGATAAAAGCTCACAATCGACAGGACAGCCAAGCTATTCGCTGACTGTCAACTCGAACAATCCTTTTAACTCCTCAGGGATTCATTTTGGACAAAATTACGATTCCAAAGGAATTCCTGAACCAGACGGTCAATTCGATGATATTGTGCCAGGTCGAGTCGCCAATATTAAAGTTATCGGTGTTGGTGGTGGTGGTGGCAATGCAGTTAACCGGATGATTGCCAGCGAAGTCAGTGGCATTGAGTTTTGGTCAATCAATACAGATGCCCAAGCTTTAACAAATACGTCGGCGACTCGGCGATTACAAATAGGACAAAAGTTGACACGCGGTTTAGGTGCAGGTGGTAATCCCGCGATCGGTCAAAAAGCTGCCGAGGAATCTCGCGAGGAAATTGCTGCGGCTTTAGAAAATGCTGACCTTGTTTTTATTACCGCAGGTATGGGTGGCGGAACAGGAACAGGTGCAGCACCAATCGTGGCAGAAGTTGCCAAAGAATTAGGCGCATTGACTGTCGGAGTAATTACGCGTCCTTTTATGTTTGAAGGGCGGCGGCGTACCTCACAAGCCGAACAAGGTATCGAAGCACTTCAAAGCCGCGTAGATACACTAATTGTTATCCCCAACGACAAACTGCTTTCTGTGATCTCAGAACAAACACCTGTACAAGAAGCTTTTCGGATTGCGGATGATATCCTCCGGCAAGGCGTACAAGGAATTTCTGATATTATTACAATCCCAGGATTAGTTAACGTTGACTTTGCAGATGTCCGCGCTATTATGGCAGACGCGGGTTCAGCATTGATGGGAATTGGTATTGGTTCTGGCAAATCGCGCGCTAGAGAAGCCGCCAACGCAGCAATTTCCTCACCTCTGCTCGAATCTTCGATTGAAGGAGCTAAAGGCGTTGTTTTTAATATTACTGGTGGTCACGATTTAACTTTACACGAAGTCAATGCCGCAGCTGAGACTATCTATGAAGTCGTAGACCCTAATGCCAATATTATTTTTGGTGCAGTTATCGACGAAAAACTACAAGGTGAAATACGAATTACAGTAATTGCTACAGGATTTTCTACAGAAACTGGTGCTGAACCGCAAGCGAGTACGCGAGTCGTCTCGAAGCCACAACCACAAGCCACACCGAGCGCGCCATCTTCTCCCACAATTGAGATAGAAACAGTAGAAAAGCCAGGTTTGGATATTCCTGAGTTTCTCCAAAGAAGGCGCAATCCTCGGTCTTGA
- a CDS encoding pentapeptide repeat-containing protein: protein MVLLPRRLLRADWFSPPKQNILLVDTPSAASEIAFMLGGEWDGCNSVVLDKCDEVAVNTAASLIQAQWCYAGAEVTYLARLTANELLRRYQAGERNFTNANLRGISLDSDNLNAINLSWAKLTGATLQQTNLTYADLTAADLTATNLSLANLSRTTLAMGNLARANLSQANLTGANLYRACLRNADLTQADLTGANLTLADLTGANLNEAKLTHANLTGTKIQLLDE from the coding sequence ATGGTACTACTTCCACGACGGCTACTTCGTGCTGATTGGTTTTCACCACCAAAGCAAAACATTCTTTTAGTCGATACACCATCTGCGGCTAGCGAGATAGCCTTTATGCTAGGCGGCGAGTGGGACGGATGCAACAGCGTTGTGTTAGATAAATGTGACGAGGTAGCTGTCAATACTGCTGCTAGCCTCATCCAAGCACAATGGTGTTATGCAGGGGCAGAAGTGACATATCTTGCCCGATTAACTGCTAACGAGTTGCTACGACGCTATCAAGCAGGCGAGAGAAATTTCACCAATGCTAACTTAAGAGGAATCTCGCTCGATTCTGACAACTTAAATGCCATCAATCTTAGTTGGGCAAAGCTTACAGGGGCTACACTTCAACAAACAAACTTAACTTATGCTGATTTAACCGCAGCCGACTTAACCGCGACTAATTTAAGTTTGGCAAACTTAAGTAGAACAACGCTAGCAATGGGCAACTTAGCGCGGGCGAACTTATCACAAGCCAACCTCACCGGCGCAAATTTATATCGCGCTTGCCTCAGAAATGCCGACCTCACACAAGCAGATCTAACCGGCGCAAACTTAACCTTAGCTGACCTCACTGGCGCAAATCTCAATGAAGCTAAACTAACTCACGCCAATTTAACAGGGACAAAGATACAGCTTTTAGATGAATAG